One genomic segment of Methylocystis sp. SC2 includes these proteins:
- the hslU gene encoding ATP-dependent protease ATPase subunit HslU — MADFSPREIVSELDRYIVGQSDAKRAVAIALRNRWRRLQLEGQMREEVLPKNILMIGPTGCGKTEIARRLARLANAPFIKVEATKFTEVGYVGRDVEQIVRDLVEVAIVMVKERRRKDVQARAQQAAEERTLDALVGPAASPGTRETFRRRLRAGELDDKEIEVELTQSGSSMPMFELPNMPGASVSAFSLGDIFGKAMQRGKPRKLSVKEAQGPLIAEESDKLIDQEASVREAIHEVENNGIVFIDEMDKICAREGRGGADVSREGVQRDLLPLIEGTTVATKHGTVKTDHVLFIASGAFHVAKPSDLLPELQGRLPIRVELASLNEDDFRRILTETEACLTKQYSALLGTEGLTLEFAPSAVDAIAKVAVQVNTSVENIGARRLQTVMERVLDDISFSASDRAGDRIVIDGAYVEEHIGDLAKNRDLSRFIL; from the coding sequence ATGGCCGACTTCTCGCCGCGCGAGATCGTTTCCGAACTTGATCGCTATATCGTTGGACAAAGCGACGCCAAGCGCGCGGTGGCGATCGCGCTGCGCAACCGCTGGCGGCGGCTGCAGCTCGAAGGCCAGATGCGCGAAGAGGTGCTGCCCAAGAATATTTTGATGATCGGCCCGACAGGCTGCGGCAAGACCGAAATCGCCCGGCGTCTGGCGCGTCTCGCCAACGCGCCCTTCATCAAAGTCGAAGCCACGAAATTCACCGAGGTCGGCTATGTCGGCCGCGACGTCGAACAGATTGTGCGCGATCTGGTCGAGGTCGCCATCGTGATGGTCAAGGAGCGCCGCCGCAAGGACGTGCAGGCGCGCGCCCAGCAAGCGGCCGAAGAGCGCACGCTCGATGCGCTGGTGGGGCCCGCCGCGTCGCCGGGCACGCGCGAAACCTTTCGACGTCGCCTGCGCGCGGGCGAACTCGACGACAAGGAGATCGAAGTCGAGCTGACGCAGTCGGGTTCATCGATGCCCATGTTCGAACTGCCGAACATGCCCGGCGCCAGCGTCTCCGCCTTTTCGCTCGGCGACATTTTCGGCAAGGCGATGCAGCGCGGCAAGCCGCGCAAGCTCTCGGTGAAAGAGGCGCAGGGACCTCTGATCGCCGAAGAGAGCGACAAGCTGATCGATCAGGAAGCGAGCGTCCGCGAGGCGATCCATGAGGTCGAGAACAACGGCATCGTCTTCATCGACGAGATGGACAAAATCTGCGCGCGCGAAGGCCGCGGCGGCGCCGACGTCTCGCGCGAAGGCGTGCAACGTGACCTGCTGCCGCTGATCGAAGGCACCACCGTCGCGACGAAACATGGAACGGTGAAGACTGACCATGTGCTGTTCATCGCCTCCGGCGCCTTCCATGTGGCGAAGCCCTCCGACCTGCTGCCGGAACTGCAGGGGCGCTTGCCGATTCGCGTCGAACTCGCCTCGCTCAACGAAGACGACTTCCGCCGCATTCTGACCGAAACCGAAGCCTGCCTGACCAAGCAATATTCCGCGCTGCTGGGCACCGAGGGCCTGACCCTCGAATTCGCGCCTTCCGCCGTCGACGCCATCGCCAAGGTCGCCGTGCAGGTGAACACCTCCGTCGAGAACATCGGCGCGCGGCGCCTGCAAACGGTGATGGAGCGCGTGCTCGACGACATCAGCTTCTCGGCGTCCGACCGCGCCGGCGACAGAATCGTCATCGACGGCGCCTATGTCGAGGAGCACATCGGCGATCTGGCGAAGAACAGGGATTTGAGCCGGTTTATTTTGTGA
- the hisA gene encoding 1-(5-phosphoribosyl)-5-[(5-phosphoribosylamino)methylideneamino]imidazole-4-carboxamide isomerase, whose product MILFPAIDLKEGQCVRLAQGDMDRATVFNDDPAEQARAFQRVGFEYLHVVDLDGAFAGAPRNAQAVESILAALTIPVQLGGGIRDMRTLSGWLEKGVARVIIGTAAVKDPSFVREAARLHPGRVAVGVDAKNGFVAVDGWARATRMSALDLGKSFEDAGVSAIIYTDISRDGVLTGLNIEATLALADALTIPVIASGGLASLADVDRLLQPDCRKLAGAITGRALYDGRLDPAQALAMIRARAATENA is encoded by the coding sequence GTGATTCTGTTTCCCGCGATCGATTTGAAGGAAGGTCAGTGCGTGCGCCTGGCCCAGGGCGATATGGACCGCGCGACCGTGTTCAATGACGATCCTGCCGAGCAGGCGCGCGCCTTCCAGCGAGTCGGTTTCGAATATCTGCATGTCGTCGATCTCGACGGCGCGTTCGCCGGCGCGCCGCGCAACGCCCAGGCGGTCGAATCCATTCTCGCCGCGCTGACGATACCCGTGCAGCTCGGCGGCGGCATTCGCGACATGCGCACGCTGTCCGGCTGGTTGGAAAAAGGCGTCGCGCGCGTCATCATCGGCACGGCGGCCGTCAAGGACCCGTCCTTCGTGCGCGAGGCGGCGCGCCTTCACCCGGGCCGCGTCGCCGTAGGGGTCGACGCCAAGAATGGTTTTGTCGCCGTTGACGGCTGGGCCCGCGCGACGCGCATGTCGGCGCTCGATCTTGGCAAGAGCTTCGAAGACGCGGGGGTGAGCGCCATCATCTACACCGACATCTCGCGCGACGGCGTATTGACCGGCCTCAATATCGAGGCGACCCTGGCGCTCGCCGACGCCTTGACGATTCCGGTCATCGCCTCCGGCGGCCTGGCGTCGCTCGCCGACGTGGACCGCCTGCTGCAGCCCGATTGTCGCAAGCTCGCCGGCGCCATCACCGGACGGGCGCTCTACGACGGGCGGCTCGATCCGGCGCAGGCGCTGGCGATGATTCGCGCGCGCGCGGCGACCGAGAACGCCTGA
- the glcF gene encoding glycolate oxidase subunit GlcF — translation MQTFFSLQALADPNMAETERILRACVHCGFCSATCPTYLLTGDELDGPRGRIYLIKEMFEKERPADARTARHIDRCLSCLSCMTTCPSGVHFMHLVDHARAHIEKTYARPFIERAMRAALAFVLPRPSLARALFRVAATLRPYARFLPRRLAAPFALAPSRLPPASSVDAPQVFAAQGARKMRVALLGGCVQTVLDTSINEATIRLLTRHGVEVVVAKGAGCCGALPHHLGKLDESLSYARANIDAWTREIDSGGLDHIVINASGCGTSVKDYGHMFRNDPARADKAARISAMTKDVTELMTEIGFAPLGDAPKLRVAYHSACSLQHGQKISQEPVALLAAAGFDVVAVPEAHICCGSAGTYNVLQPKLADALRSRKVANIESAAPDIVAAGNIGCIVQIRSGTEIPVVHTVELLDWATGGPKPRLAN, via the coding sequence ATGCAGACGTTTTTTTCGCTGCAGGCCTTGGCTGATCCAAACATGGCGGAGACCGAAAGGATTCTTCGCGCCTGCGTGCACTGCGGATTCTGCTCGGCGACATGTCCGACCTATCTTCTCACCGGCGACGAACTCGACGGGCCGCGGGGTCGCATCTATCTCATCAAGGAGATGTTCGAGAAGGAGCGGCCGGCTGACGCCCGAACCGCGCGACATATTGATCGTTGTCTGTCTTGTCTCTCCTGCATGACGACCTGCCCTTCGGGCGTGCATTTCATGCATCTTGTCGATCACGCCCGGGCGCATATCGAAAAAACCTATGCGCGGCCCTTTATCGAGCGCGCCATGCGTGCGGCGCTCGCTTTCGTCTTGCCCCGACCTTCATTGGCGCGAGCGCTGTTTCGCGTGGCGGCGACGCTACGGCCATATGCGCGCTTTCTGCCGCGCCGCCTCGCAGCGCCGTTCGCGCTCGCGCCGTCGCGGCTTCCGCCAGCTTCCAGCGTCGACGCTCCGCAGGTCTTTGCCGCGCAGGGCGCACGCAAGATGCGCGTGGCGCTGCTCGGCGGCTGCGTGCAGACGGTTCTCGACACGTCGATCAACGAAGCGACGATACGGCTGCTCACGCGTCATGGCGTCGAGGTCGTCGTCGCGAAAGGCGCCGGCTGCTGTGGGGCGCTGCCGCATCATCTCGGCAAGCTCGACGAGTCGCTGAGCTATGCGCGCGCGAACATCGACGCCTGGACGCGCGAAATCGACTCCGGCGGACTCGATCATATCGTCATCAATGCTTCGGGCTGCGGAACGAGCGTGAAGGACTATGGCCATATGTTCCGTAATGATCCGGCTCGCGCGGATAAGGCCGCGCGCATCTCGGCGATGACGAAAGACGTGACGGAGCTGATGACGGAGATTGGCTTTGCGCCGTTGGGCGACGCGCCGAAACTTCGGGTCGCCTACCATTCCGCCTGCTCTCTGCAACATGGTCAGAAGATATCGCAAGAGCCGGTCGCGCTGCTCGCCGCCGCCGGCTTTGATGTCGTCGCCGTTCCGGAGGCTCACATCTGCTGCGGCTCCGCGGGAACCTATAATGTGCTGCAGCCGAAGCTGGCCGATGCGTTGCGGTCGCGAAAGGTCGCGAATATCGAGAGCGCTGCGCCGGACATCGTGGCCGCGGGCAACATCGGCTGCATCGTGCAGATCAGGTCTGGGACGGAAATCCCAGTTGTTCACACAGTCGAACTGCTCGACTGGGCGACCGGCGGGCCGAAGCCTAGATTGGCAAACTAG
- the hisH gene encoding imidazole glycerol phosphate synthase subunit HisH produces MTTAIIDYGSGNLHSALKAFERAARESQAQGDICVTSDPDVVRAAERVVLPGVGAFADCRRGLMAIEGLYAALQEAVIDRGRPFLGICVGMQLMGARGLEHGETPGLGWIPGDVAAIAPADPSLKIPHMGWNTLTLSREHPLFAGVPTGERGLHAYFVHSFQLTPASPAHVLATTDYGAPLTAAVARDNLVGVQFHPEKSQRLGLALIGNFLRWRP; encoded by the coding sequence TTGACGACCGCGATCATCGACTATGGGTCGGGCAATCTGCACTCCGCCTTGAAAGCCTTTGAGCGCGCCGCCCGCGAGTCGCAGGCGCAAGGCGACATTTGCGTCACCAGCGACCCCGACGTCGTGCGCGCCGCCGAGCGCGTCGTTCTGCCGGGCGTCGGCGCTTTCGCCGATTGTCGCCGCGGCCTGATGGCGATCGAGGGGCTTTACGCCGCCCTGCAGGAGGCGGTCATCGACCGCGGCCGGCCGTTCTTGGGGATTTGCGTCGGGATGCAGCTCATGGGCGCGCGCGGCCTTGAACATGGCGAAACGCCGGGTCTCGGCTGGATACCGGGAGACGTCGCGGCGATCGCGCCTGCGGATCCTTCGCTCAAAATCCCGCATATGGGCTGGAATACGCTGACGCTGAGCCGGGAACATCCGCTCTTTGCCGGCGTGCCGACGGGAGAGCGCGGATTGCACGCCTATTTCGTGCACTCGTTTCAGCTGACGCCGGCGTCGCCGGCGCACGTCCTGGCGACCACCGACTATGGCGCGCCGCTCACCGCGGCCGTGGCGCGCGACAATCTCGTCGGCGTGCAGTTCCATCCCGAAAAAAGCCAGAGGCTGGGCCTAGCGTTGATCGGCAATTTCCTGAGGTGGCGTCCGTGA
- the hslV gene encoding ATP-dependent protease subunit HslV produces the protein MDSEQHRFAAMHATTIILVKKAGETVIAGDGQVSLGQTIMKGNAKKVRRLGKGDVIAGFAGATADAFTLFERLESKLEQYPGQLMRACVELAKDWRMDRYLRRLEAMMLVADKSVGLVLTGSGDVLEPEGTGEGAVAAIGSGGNFALAAGRALLDTSLDAEAIARRAMVIASEICVYTNQNVVVEKI, from the coding sequence ATGGATAGCGAACAACACCGCTTTGCGGCCATGCACGCGACGACGATCATCCTCGTCAAGAAAGCCGGAGAAACGGTGATCGCCGGCGATGGCCAGGTCAGCCTCGGCCAGACGATCATGAAAGGCAACGCCAAGAAAGTGCGCCGTCTTGGCAAGGGCGACGTGATCGCCGGCTTCGCCGGCGCGACCGCCGACGCCTTCACGCTCTTCGAACGGCTTGAATCGAAGCTCGAGCAATATCCCGGACAATTGATGCGCGCCTGCGTCGAACTCGCGAAGGACTGGCGCATGGACCGCTATCTTCGGCGCCTCGAGGCGATGATGCTCGTCGCCGACAAGAGCGTCGGCCTCGTGCTCACCGGCTCCGGCGACGTGCTCGAGCCGGAAGGCACCGGCGAAGGCGCGGTGGCCGCGATCGGCTCGGGCGGCAACTTCGCGCTCGCCGCCGGACGCGCCCTGCTCGATACATCGCTCGACGCCGAAGCCATCGCCCGCCGCGCGATGGTGATCGCCTCAGAGATTTGCGTCTACACCAACCAGAATGTGGTGGTGGAGAAGATTTAG
- the hisF gene encoding imidazole glycerol phosphate synthase subunit HisF gives MLKARVIPCLDVKGGRVVKGVNFVDLRDAGDPVECAIAYDAAGADELCFLDITASHEDRGILLDVVQRTAEACFMPLTVGGGVRTLDDIRNLLLAGADKVSINSAAVANPGFVREASEKFGAQCIVVAIDAKRAAEGRWEIFTHGGRRATGIDAVQFARDVSDLGAGEILLTSMDRDGTKSGFDIALTRAVADAVQVPVIASGGVGTLDHLVAGVKDGHASAVLAASIFHFGEYSIPQAKLHMAAAGLPMRLDGLEAMG, from the coding sequence ATGCTGAAAGCGCGCGTCATTCCCTGCCTGGACGTGAAAGGAGGACGCGTCGTCAAAGGCGTCAATTTCGTCGATCTGCGCGACGCCGGCGATCCGGTCGAATGCGCCATCGCCTATGACGCCGCCGGCGCCGACGAACTCTGCTTTCTCGACATCACCGCAAGCCATGAAGACCGCGGCATTCTGCTCGACGTCGTGCAGCGCACCGCGGAAGCCTGCTTCATGCCGCTGACCGTCGGCGGCGGCGTGCGCACGCTGGACGACATCCGCAATCTGCTGCTCGCCGGCGCCGACAAGGTCTCGATCAATTCCGCCGCCGTCGCCAATCCCGGCTTCGTTCGCGAAGCGTCGGAAAAATTTGGCGCGCAATGCATCGTCGTGGCCATTGACGCCAAGCGCGCAGCCGAGGGACGCTGGGAAATCTTCACCCATGGCGGGCGCCGCGCAACGGGGATCGACGCAGTGCAATTTGCGCGCGACGTCAGCGACCTCGGCGCCGGCGAAATCCTGCTCACCTCGATGGATCGCGACGGCACGAAGAGCGGCTTCGATATCGCGCTGACGCGGGCCGTCGCCGACGCGGTGCAGGTGCCGGTCATCGCCTCGGGCGGGGTCGGAACGCTCGACCATCTCGTCGCCGGCGTCAAGGATGGCCATGCGAGCGCCGTGCTCGCCGCGTCGATCTTCCATTTCGGCGAATATTCAATCCCGCAGGCGAAGCTTCACATGGCGGCGGCGGGTCTCCCGATGCGCCTCGACGGCCTCGAGGCGATGGGATGA
- the glcE gene encoding glycolate oxidase subunit GlcE, whose amino-acid sequence MQPACATLDIRDEADAIDAICAAKAKGDCCAIVGGGSKSRLGRYAPQAQALSTVALTGVTLYEPDELVLSARAGARLTEIEALLESQGQQFAFEPMDYGPLLGEEAGGATLGGVIAVNASGPRRIKAGAARDHLLGFRCVTGRGELVKSGGRVMKNVTGYDLSKLVCGSYGTLALLTELTLKVLPKPETECTLLAVGADEAESLALLRRATATPCEPSSLAMLPSGAGPLALNANVAAIRLEGPAISVMARRDDLVARLAKDGVEFETLDSLDSTALWKALRDAAPVAAHAGQVWRISVAPSEGFAVVERIRRAGAPMFAHFYDWAGGLIWLCLETATEAHAAVVREAVDASGGHATLIRASEDARACVDVFHPQPAALAALTRRVKESFDPAHILERGRMRAEV is encoded by the coding sequence ATGCAGCCCGCTTGCGCGACGCTCGACATCCGCGACGAGGCGGACGCCATTGACGCAATTTGCGCGGCGAAAGCCAAAGGCGACTGCTGCGCGATCGTCGGCGGCGGCTCCAAATCGCGGCTCGGCCGCTACGCGCCGCAAGCGCAGGCTCTCTCGACTGTCGCCCTGACCGGCGTGACGCTCTATGAGCCCGACGAACTCGTTCTGTCGGCGCGCGCTGGCGCGCGGCTCACCGAAATCGAGGCGCTGCTGGAGAGCCAGGGACAACAGTTCGCCTTCGAGCCGATGGATTACGGACCGCTCCTCGGCGAAGAGGCGGGCGGCGCGACGCTGGGCGGCGTCATCGCGGTGAACGCATCCGGGCCGCGGCGGATCAAAGCCGGCGCGGCGCGCGACCATCTGCTCGGCTTCCGCTGCGTCACCGGGCGGGGCGAGCTGGTGAAATCCGGAGGCCGCGTGATGAAGAACGTGACCGGCTATGACCTCTCGAAACTTGTTTGCGGCTCCTACGGCACGCTGGCGCTCCTTACGGAGCTGACGCTCAAAGTGCTTCCAAAACCTGAAACAGAATGCACGCTGCTTGCGGTCGGCGCGGACGAGGCGGAGAGCCTGGCGCTCCTGCGCCGCGCCACGGCGACTCCTTGCGAACCCTCATCGCTCGCGATGCTGCCCTCCGGCGCCGGGCCTCTGGCGCTGAACGCGAATGTCGCCGCCATCCGCCTCGAAGGTCCCGCGATCTCCGTGATGGCGCGGCGCGACGATCTCGTCGCGCGATTGGCGAAAGATGGCGTTGAATTCGAGACGCTCGACTCGCTCGACTCGACGGCGCTTTGGAAAGCGCTGCGCGACGCCGCGCCTGTCGCCGCTCACGCCGGTCAAGTCTGGCGCATTTCGGTTGCGCCCTCCGAAGGCTTCGCGGTCGTCGAGCGCATCCGCCGCGCTGGCGCGCCGATGTTCGCGCATTTCTACGACTGGGCGGGCGGTCTGATCTGGCTGTGCCTTGAGACGGCGACCGAGGCGCACGCGGCCGTCGTACGCGAAGCCGTCGACGCCAGCGGCGGACATGCGACGCTCATACGCGCAAGCGAAGACGCACGCGCGTGCGTTGACGTCTTCCATCCGCAGCCGGCGGCGCTCGCGGCGCTGACGCGCCGCGTCAAGGAAAGCTTCGATCCCGCTCATATTCTGGAGCGTGGTCGGATGCGGGCGGAGGTCTAA
- the hisB gene encoding imidazoleglycerol-phosphate dehydratase HisB — protein sequence MRSATIERNTKETKISVAVDLDGAGRSDISTGVGFFDHMLDQIARHAPLDLAVRAEGDLHIDGHHTVEDVGIAIGQAADRALGDRKGISRYGDAHVPLDEALTRVVVDVSGRPFLVYDVAFPAQRIGGFDTELMREFFQAFAVHARVGLHIECLRGVNSHHIAESAFKGFARAFGKAVAIDPRRTQGEAPSTKGTLTA from the coding sequence ATGCGCAGCGCGACGATCGAGCGCAACACCAAGGAAACCAAAATCTCGGTCGCCGTCGACCTCGACGGCGCCGGCCGCTCGGACATATCGACCGGCGTGGGATTTTTCGATCATATGCTCGATCAGATCGCCCGTCATGCGCCGCTGGATCTTGCCGTGCGCGCTGAGGGCGATCTGCATATCGACGGCCATCACACGGTCGAGGACGTCGGCATCGCCATCGGCCAGGCGGCGGATCGCGCGCTCGGCGACCGCAAAGGCATTTCCCGCTATGGCGACGCGCATGTGCCGCTGGACGAGGCGCTGACCCGCGTCGTCGTGGACGTCTCGGGCCGGCCCTTTCTCGTCTACGATGTCGCATTTCCGGCGCAGCGGATCGGCGGCTTTGACACCGAGCTGATGCGCGAATTCTTCCAGGCCTTTGCGGTTCACGCCCGTGTCGGGCTGCACATCGAATGTCTGCGCGGCGTCAACAGCCACCATATCGCCGAAAGCGCCTTCAAGGGCTTCGCGCGCGCCTTCGGCAAGGCGGTGGCGATCGATCCGCGCCGCACGCAGGGGGAAGCGCCTTCCACCAAGGGAACGCTCACCGCCTGA
- a CDS encoding DUF2628 domain-containing protein, whose protein sequence is MAIFTVHFPRMAPGQLPAPDKVVFLRDGFSWPAFIFGPFWLAWRRAWLVAVLWTLLLVALALIAWQLRVSRDAMSWLTLGLAVWLGFEGERLVGWNLARRGYVEQDLVIGDDLDEAEAAYFHRHRTSERIAKDDVAGEPAP, encoded by the coding sequence ATGGCGATATTCACTGTTCATTTTCCGCGCATGGCGCCGGGTCAGCTTCCCGCGCCGGACAAGGTCGTCTTCTTGCGCGACGGCTTTTCCTGGCCGGCGTTTATTTTTGGTCCGTTCTGGCTGGCCTGGCGGCGCGCCTGGCTGGTCGCCGTCCTCTGGACGCTTCTTCTCGTCGCCTTGGCGCTCATCGCCTGGCAGCTGCGCGTATCGCGCGACGCGATGTCCTGGCTGACGCTCGGGCTCGCCGTCTGGCTCGGTTTCGAGGGGGAACGGCTCGTCGGCTGGAATTTGGCGCGTCGCGGCTACGTCGAGCAGGATCTCGTCATTGGCGATGACCTCGACGAGGCGGAGGCGGCCTATTTTCACCGCCATCGCACTTCCGAGCGGATCGCGAAAGACGATGTCGCTGGGGAGCCCGCTCCTTGA
- the trpS gene encoding tryptophan--tRNA ligase, translating into MSTFPQRVFSGVQSTGNLHLGNYLGAIVKFVELQKSFDCMYCVVDLHAITVPQDPIALKANTREIAAAFIACGIDPKENIVFNQSQVPEHAELAWVLNCVARIGWLNRMTQFKDKAGKDRENASMGLLDYPVLMAADILIYRATHVPVGDDQKQHLELARDIAQKFNNDFSESIARNGFGEAFFPLPEPLISGPATRVMSLRDGTKKMSKSDASDYSRINLSDDADQIAQKVRKAKTDPDALPSEEKGLEGRPEAYNLVGIFAALSARSKVDVLGEFGGANFSTFKSALVDLAVAKLAPITDKMRRIREDESYVDGVLRDGAERARAIARENMNAVKDIVGFLR; encoded by the coding sequence ATGTCCACTTTTCCCCAGCGCGTCTTTTCGGGCGTGCAGTCCACCGGCAACCTGCATCTCGGCAACTATCTCGGCGCCATCGTCAAGTTCGTGGAGCTGCAGAAGAGCTTCGATTGCATGTATTGCGTCGTCGATTTGCATGCGATCACCGTGCCGCAGGACCCGATCGCGCTGAAGGCGAACACGCGGGAAATCGCCGCCGCCTTCATCGCCTGCGGCATCGACCCGAAGGAAAACATCGTCTTCAACCAGAGCCAGGTGCCGGAACACGCCGAACTCGCTTGGGTCTTGAATTGCGTCGCGCGCATCGGCTGGCTCAATCGCATGACCCAGTTCAAGGACAAGGCCGGCAAGGACCGCGAAAACGCCTCGATGGGCCTGCTCGACTATCCGGTGCTGATGGCCGCCGACATCTTGATCTACCGGGCGACCCATGTGCCGGTCGGCGACGACCAGAAGCAGCACCTTGAACTTGCGCGCGACATCGCGCAGAAGTTCAACAACGACTTCTCGGAATCGATCGCGCGCAACGGCTTTGGCGAGGCGTTCTTTCCCCTGCCCGAGCCGCTGATCTCCGGCCCCGCGACGCGGGTGATGAGCCTGCGCGACGGCACGAAGAAAATGTCGAAGTCCGACGCTTCCGACTATTCGCGCATCAATTTGTCGGACGACGCCGACCAGATCGCGCAGAAGGTGAGGAAGGCGAAGACCGACCCCGACGCGCTGCCTTCCGAGGAAAAGGGCCTCGAAGGGCGCCCCGAGGCCTATAATCTCGTCGGCATCTTCGCGGCGCTTTCGGCGCGCAGCAAGGTGGATGTGCTCGGCGAATTCGGCGGCGCCAATTTCTCGACCTTCAAAAGCGCGCTCGTCGATCTCGCCGTCGCCAAGCTCGCGCCGATCACCGACAAGATGCGCCGCATCCGCGAGGATGAGAGCTATGTCGACGGCGTGCTGCGCGACGGCGCCGAACGCGCCCGCGCCATCGCCCGCGAGAACATGAATGCGGTGAAGGATATCGTTGGGTTTTTGCGTTAG